Proteins encoded together in one Ipomoea triloba cultivar NCNSP0323 chromosome 4, ASM357664v1 window:
- the LOC116017138 gene encoding LEAF RUST 10 DISEASE-RESISTANCE LOCUS RECEPTOR-LIKE PROTEIN KINASE-like 1.1, whose translation MASFTTFFSLFLYTITVFLLGQGAGKHRSACPTEFSCGSLGAMKYPFSSNISGHECGLLKLECDAVPLPRIRIGRKYYYVYGKLGDYIRLYDPELEQIVLNRPRCNSFDTNVSFPNSPWVSFVIPHNFTVFKCPKSPNLTQQMNIFGYSNHTKCGDFSLFYRPPGDGDPLPNLPNHHGFPAKCSPIFLPFEKEYSTDDLFDIISVTFVLEWLLSEDCSNCQKRGGQCVTTANNQFHCSKERGNSYWRTIVMAALGGIAVLLSLLLIFILWRRKKEEESPYIFSRNASRDPCLSHDLEMGGQSFGVPVFSFKELKDATKNFDSSSEIGDGGFGTVYHGKLPDGREVAVKRLHQHNVKRMEQFLNEIKILTGLRHDNLVTLHGCTSRCSRELILVYEYIPNGTVAEHLHGERAKEGSLTWPIRMNIAVQTANALAYLHASDIIHRDVKTNNMLLDNDFRVKVADFGLSRLFPTDVTHISTAPQGTPGYVDPEYHECYQLTNKSDVYSFGVVLVELVTSKPAVDISRDKHEINLASIAMSRILRRAYDELIDPSLGFSTDAGVKRMAISVADLAFQCLQLQKDMRPTMDEVLENLKEIQRDTFNPEEEEEEEEEEEEEEEEEESENDSKVSTRVRAPPSPETENMILLRANKQPNSTDSMSDRWTSNSSTASNNR comes from the exons ATGGCTTCTTTCACCACCTTCTTTAGCTTATTCCTCTATACCATAACAGTCTTTCTTCTAGGTCAAGGAGCGGGCAAACACCGGTCTGCTTGCCCGACAGAGTTCTCCTGTGGAAGCCTCGGGGCGATGAAGTATCCGTTCTCCTCCAATATCTCCGGGCACGAGTGTGGGCTGTTAAAGCTGGAATGTGATGCAGTTCCATTACCAAGAATCCGAATAggaagaaaatattattatgtttatggGAAGCTGGGAGACTACATCAGGCTATATGATCCCGAGCTTGAACAAATCGTGTTGAATCGTCCTAGATGCAATTCTTTCGACACGAATGTTTCCTTCCCGAATTCCCCTTGGGTATCATTTGTCATCCCCCACAACTTCACTGTGTTCAAATGCCCAAAATCTCCCAATTTAACTCAACAGATGAATATTTTTGGCTATAGTAATCATACCAAGTGTGGAGACTTCAGCCTGTTCTATAGGCCTCCGGGTGATGGTGATCCACTTCCCAATTTACCAAACCACCATGGCTTTCCAGCCAAGTGCTCACCTATTTTTTTGCCATTTGAGAAAGAATACAGCACTGATGACTTGTTTGACATCATAAGTGTTACTTTTGTCCTAGAATGGCTGCTGTCTGAGGATTGTTCCAACTGTCAAAAAAGAGGTGGCCAATGTGTTACAACTGCAAATAACCAATTTCATTGTTCCAAAGAAAGAG GAAATAGTTACTGGAGAACAATAGTAATGGCAG CTTTGGGTGGAATTGCGGTTTTGCTGAGCTTATTGCTCATCTTTATCCTTTGGCGTCGTAAGAAAGAAGAGGAGTCTCCATATATTTTTTCAAGAAATGCGTCTAGAGACCCCTGCTTAAGTCATGACCTGGAGATGGGCGGTCAGAGTTTTGGGGTTCCAGTTTTCTCATTCAAAGAACTCAAAGATGCAACAAAGAATTTCGATTCCTCTTCAGAAATTGGAGATGGGGGTTTTGGAACAGTTTACCATG GAAAACTACCTGATGGAAGAGAAGTTGCAGTGAAGCGCCTTCACCAGCACAATGTCAAGAGAATGGAGCAATTCCTGAATGAAATCAAGATTCTCACAGGCCTGAGGCATGACAATCTTGTCACCCTCCATGGCTGCACCTCGAGGTGTAGCCGGGAACTGATCTTAGTCTATGAATACATTCCCAATGGAACAGTCGCCGAGCACCTCCACGGCGAAAGGGCCAAGGAAGGATCCCTCACTTGGCCTATCCGGATGAACATCGCAGTACAAACCGCTAATGCACTCGCTTACCTCCACGCTTCTGACATAATACACCGCGATGTCAAGACCAACAACATGCTTCTCGACAACGATTTCCGTGTTAAAGTCGCAGATTTCGGGCTGTCAAGGCTATTCCCAACCGACGTCACTCACATCTCCACCGCCCCTCAGGGGACCCCGGGATATGTTGACCCAGAGTACCACGAGTGCTACCAGCTCACAAATAAGAGTGACGTTTATAGCTTTGGGGTCGTCCTGGTCGAGCTGGTAACATCAAAGCCAGCCGTGGACATTAGTAGGGATAAGCACGAGATCAATTTGGCCAGCATCGCAATGAGCAGGATACTAAGACGAGCATACGACGAGCTGATCGATCCATCTCTCGGGTTTTCAACGGATGCAGGAGTTAAAAGAATGGCAATTTCAGTAGCAGATTTGGCTTTTCAATGCCTGCAACTTCAGAAGGACATGAGGCCTACAATGGATGAAGTTCTGGAGAATTTAAAGGAGATTCAGCGCGATACATTCAACcctgaggaagaagaagaagaagaagaagaagaagaagaagaagaagaagaagaagaaagtgagaATGACAGCAAAGTATCTACACGTGTAAGAGCTCCTCCTTCCCCTGAAACAGAGAACATGATTTTGCTGAGGGCTAACAAGCAGCCAAATTCAACAGATTCTATGAGTGATAGATGGACAAGTAACTCTAGCACAGCAAGTAATAACAGATGA